The Sparus aurata chromosome 14, fSpaAur1.1, whole genome shotgun sequence region ACCTTAATTAAGGTCACCAGATCTGATGGGTTACATAAGGTGGTGTAACGAGGGGCCGGATTTATAAATTGTGAAGAAATTTACAGGGAGTTCTGGATCCAGAACCACTAAGGATCCACAGACTGCACAAATAATCATgcacaaaaagaaacaacagcCAAGTCTTGTTTGACAAGACATTAATTAGTCTTTTATTAAACTCGTTATTCCAAGAGAAAATAAAGCATGTTGCAGCATCGTAAAGTGCATTCTAACATAATTTCAATGTCTTTAAAGTACAAAAGATGCTGACTGACATGAGATCTGACTGTAAATTACCTTTCGGCCTCACAAGTTGGTTTCATATTTACCAAAAGATTAAATTAGTAGGCTAAAATAAGTCATAATTATTACGCATCTTCCATCAAAAAACATAATGTCCAACTTTCAAGTAAAATCCTAAAaagttacaataaaacatttgaccAAGATACTGGTATTAAAAACTTGCCTAAACCTCTAAAAATAATATGAAGCAGATGAAACCTGAGCTATAGTTATTCTAACACATTATTGTACCCTTTCTTCTTTAATTTCATATTagctttcattttaaaatcttcATCTCTAACTGTTAAACCAATATTCGGCTACATTAGCGTTGCAATTAACAGTGTTTATCCTTGACAACCTACAGCTGCTACCGTcgaatgaaaaaataacaaacaaaaaaaaaactggctgcAATAATATTGTTGTTCTTCATTtgcagaaatataaatgcttgATCAAAAGTGCACAGCATTACTCCTACAAACCAAAGTTCCATCTACAAAGCCCCAAATTAACCAAACATAAATATCTCTTCAAGATACACATTAGTTTGATCCAACAGACAAAAGGAATATTCATTAGTCCATGAGCTGTTCACTAGTTGTCAATAATCCCTTTTAAGttttcacacttcacattaACTGTACTGTATTCTACAATTATGTCAAAACACAACGCAAACAACATGAATTATCTTTACGACAAACGATTAGTGTCATGCACAAATATTAATCAATAAACAAGTGCAAAACTActataattaattattttattaattaatgcTTCATCAGATTGCTATATTTATCTGACAGTTAATGCATCTTGTGCTACAGGACAGTAAGAAGTATAAGAACAAAACTGAGAAAAGACATAACAGTATGTCTTCAAATAAAACTCTTAAAGGCCTCTTGTGACTTAAAGGAATTTGGGGAGGCTGTCAATCCCTCTCTTGAACTAAACATTAGGTGAGATTAGAGGTGTGACTAAGTGCCAGTTTTCAAAGTATTCAAAATTACAAAGACAGCaggtttaattaaaatattatccTACTCCAGTGTAAGCGCTGTACCTCTGCATACTGGCCTTGTGAAGTGCATCCAGGAAGCAGAAGCAACACCCTTCAGTTGCATGTTTCAGAAGGTGCAGGAGAGATGCTGGAGGAAGACCACGGGGTGATGCTTTTCAAACTCTTTgagcagcctcctcctctccttcacaGGCATGCTTCTGCCGGAAGAaatgtcacagaggagctgtttGAGGCTCTCCAAGGTGGTAGCCTCTCTCTGGTCCTCATACTCCTGTGGCGTCACCTGCTGGCAGAAGGTGAACGCTGCAACGCACAATGGAGAAGACAGCATCAGTTTTTGACTGCAGCATGTATTTAGTATTTGGGTGGGCTCTGGAGCAATAGTGCCACCATGTGGTCATTTCTAATACAATGAGTGTCCTGAGTGTTATTTCAGGTTGTGGTCTAATGTGTGAATAATTTGTTGTATTTAACTTACTGGCAATTGAGTCAGGGTCTTTTCCCTGCTGCATTGTCCTCAGtgtcctcctcacagcttcaatAAGGGATGTAGGAGTCTGTGTTCACggcaggaagaaagaaagatctATTAAGATGCTGAGGGACATGTGAACCCTATCTGCTGTCTTTAAAGAAGAATGTAATGAtgcattaattaaaacatttaagtgTACCTTGAAGAGCTCAGTGCTATTGTCCATGAGAAACAGCACCATGTTTTCACTTTGGGTTCGAGTGAGTTCATTATTCTGAACAATCGCCCTTTGAAAAGTGCGGCAGACCAAGGCCCTGTTATTAATCTGGAAGCAAATATAGGATATGGTCAACAATAGAttttaacacaaacatcagtGATCGAACCTTACATAtgatgccaaaaaaaaaggctgcaagaTGGTTTCGAACGCTACATTTTCTTCCTATTATTTTCAATAAACAGGAATTCTTAAGATTTCTTAAATTATGTGCACAAAAGACTAGAGATGACTATGATTCGGTGAAGGAGGTGAACTACCTGTTTCTGAAGACGATAAGCGTCTGGGTGAGCTGCTGTGTCCATGAAAGCCAGAAGTCTCCTCAGTTCATCTCTTACGCTCGTCTCCAGCAGTCGCAAACACAACTGAGATGCTTTGACAGCCTCCTGCAGCTTCCCTTCATCTGGAAAGAAACTAAATGTGGTCAAGACTGGAGGTGGAAAAGGAATAGCATCTTGGGGAGAAACAAAACTGACCTTCAGGACAGGAACAAAACtgagacagaaaatgaatgcTTTGGTTGTGAAATCATAGTATCTTTATCTTGTCTCACCCAGCAAATCCAGAATGGCAGCATGTATGTCCAGGTGGCGTCCTGAGAGAAGTGGAGCTTTTTCCTGTCCACTGTAGTACTTGGCAATAGTGTCAAAGAGCAGTCTCTTCTGGCTTTCCATCTGCTCTGCCTTGCCATCGTCTAAAAAGGCACCCCCACCTTGTTGGCTGAGCTGTTCCCCTGCAACCACGATCAGCTGGTCTGGAAAGAGCTCCAAgcagtctgctgctgcagacagccAGCCATCCAACCTGTAAACAAAGTGCAGcgaaacaaaacacatgaattatatatttcttttaaatgcagGAATATGATCAGCTATCTACAatgcaagaagaaaaaaaaaaaggttggaaaTATTAATCACAGCACTGACTGTGGAAGGTTAAGGGTGTCCGGCAGCTCTCTCTCCAGGCATGTGTTAGATATAACCAGGTCCTGAGCTGCCAGAGGAGTTCTGCAGGCCTGGAGCTGACCCCTGGCAGGAGAAGTTAGGATGCAGTCCAGCATGGGCACCTCTactgtctgcagcagctgcagcagtgtctGCTGCTTCCAAACCTCATCCACCACTAGGGAGTACAGAggaaaacaatatttgagagaaaagCACAAACTGTAATGGACTGTTGGTCTTTTATATTGGGCACCCATCACACCCAAATACTGACAGATAAGATCAGGCTTACCAGCTTTGGACAGAAAGGCAGAGGTAGTGGgggttgtttttaaagcttgAGATAAGGCTGGTCGCAGGTTGATGGTCTTCAGCAGCCTCTCAACCCTCCTGTCTGAAGGTCCGACAGCGAGGGGATTAGAGATCGTCCTCAGTTCCTTCGTCCTTCACAGACAACACAAAGTTTTATGGTGACTAATGAACACAATGTGTAGAGGGTGCTGAATCAAAGATGATAACTTGAGCTATATGGCAGTATCATATCATGTCTATATTTAACATAATAAGTAAGTTGATGACCACTAAAACCAACCTAGagctcttcttcctcttcatctcccgTTCCTCTGGTGCCGCGTTCTCTGTGTCGCTACTGCACTCCTTCATGGCAGAATTGTGTAACACTTCATATTCCAGAAAACGGTagaggctgcagctgctgtcctCGAAGGTCACCTCCTTGTCTCTGCGAAACAGCTTTGTGCCCACTGGTTCGAACACCTTGGCCTCCATCAGAGCCTGGCAGAGCCGGGCAGCTTTGAGTCGAGACACTTCACTTGTGCAGAACACCACATTTTGCATCAAATAACTGAGGACGGCATCCACGGCATCTGAGCCTGTGAAGCATTCAGCATGAACGCGGAGATGCCTTCTACAACGGCGCACCTCCACCTGGGTTTGCAGAGCCTGGATGATGTTGTGCCACAGCTGGGTGGCACCAAAGGGCCCAGAGAAACCTAACGGGGGACCAGGAGTTAAAAGAAAAGGGGTTGAAAATGGCTGTGACTGCCGTGGCATAAAAAGTTTTCGAATTACTTTTAATAggtcttaaaaataaaaaaaaaagaagttacaAAAAGATCTGTCTCAAAGTATGAGTGAGCATGAAGCACAAACGATATCTTTACAATCACTCAAGTAGGATTTTGGGGTATTTTGCACAACTCTGGTTACGTACGTTTAATAAAGAACGTAAAGCAGTCACGCACATTGTTTCCCCCCACGTAAAGCTTAACTTGCAAAAGATCGCGTACCTTTTATACGTTTTAatacaggacttttacttgcaacagagtgtttttacagtttgtacCGCTTCTTTTCTTAAAGTAAATATCCAATGTCAATGTCTGTAAACTTCTTGATTAGAAGAACTGTTCACCAAATGACGTTATACTCAACGGTTTAAACAGAGTCGTGATAACGTACGTAACGTTAACTGATCTGTCAATGCTAGACTCCACCGCGTCTTCGCTTTTAATTACACACATGTGCTGTTTACGTGGTTGTATTTATACAAAAAGAGATATTAGCTAACTTCAGACATATTTAGCGTTCATTTTCGGGTCTTACCATGTTGTATATTCTCACGAAAACTTCTTGTTTGGCTGTTCAACCTTCTGAACCGAGGAGTCAAATCAACCGCCATCATGAGCTCTCCGTGTGACGTCAACaaccttcttcttctactaAACATAATCGACAGGAAGCACGCTGCTGCCCCCCACAGGCAACACGACACATTGCAAGCCGTATACAATTTAAATATCCTAAGAAAAACTGCGTTTTAAATTGCTTTTTGACAAGATGGGACtagttttaaaaagaaaacaatgtatAAACAGTAACATGACACACCCAAGGGTATTTACACAGCTGTTGTTTTCgtttttccagctttttatgCAGCATTGAGACATACActgatcaggcataacattatgaccacctgccaAATATTGtgaaggttagggttagggttccAAAAACACGTCTGATCTGTTAAGACACTGACTTAAGACCTCTGAGGGTGTCCTGTGGAGTCTAGCACCAGGGCGTTTTATAGTGGATCTCTGGGTCCTGTATGTTGGGGAGTGGAGCCTCCTTGGATCAGACCTGCTCCAGCACGTCTTTTAGATGCTCTATcagattgagatctggggaatctggagaCCAGGGTTCGTGTCTGATATGAATCCAAACATTTACACATTATTCCGTTCTCAGTGTCACTTTGGTCAGGTTCAGGTACCAAAACTATTGGGTTAACTTCAGGCACGAAAAGCATGAAAAAATTCTTGGCTAGGTTTAGGAATGAAAATTATGTGGTTAaatttaggcaccaaaactacttcgTTAGCTTTAAACAATAAATCTACTCgattttttttatggttgtttAACTCAAGGGCTACCTGAACAATCCATCCCCACTCACTTGTTGAGCATTGACATTTTCTCTTTATACTCTATTTAACTTTATGCatatttttctgactttttccaTGCACTGTTGCATTTCAAGCTGTTGCAACAcattaatttgtttaaaatccTCGTTGTTGGATAAATAAAGCCAATCTTATCCTATCTTAGTTGTTGAGAGATTTGCATGGAATACCACTCAAAGCTACACAGAACTTCGTCACACAGCAGAACAAATAACAAAGGAAAGACAATGTACACGAACAAAACTGCTCTATTACCACTACCACCATCTCTCACGTTGTGAAGAATGTTCAGTTGTGTAATCCTTACACCTTGTGTGACCTTCCTTTGTTTCATTTGTGGTTCCATGAAGGCATTGCTACACGACCAAAAACAGGTCTAGCTTGCTAATGATTGTGTACCACGAGTATTACTTGTCTCACTTGTCTCAACACAGCTTTATCTGTGCTCCAACCGCATAAAACAGTGGCACATAAAAATCAGCTTTTGCTTATTTTCTCGGTTAACATCTTTCCTCTTGGCagtggggagggaggggtggtcGGGGTTGCTGGTCAGCTAGTCCATACAGCCTTAAGATCTGAAAATTCATAAAACCCTCAGACCAAAGAGCCTGGTGTAGTTCACAGCAGATGCAAAAGGACGTGTAGTTTGTTATAGATATACATCACACTGTATATCAGATTTAAATGTGTAAGTTactaaaataatgataataggtTTCTATGACCTGgctccagcagcaacaacaaaaatgctAGACAAGTCAAGTTTTTGTCAGATGTGCAATTTTTGAATGTGGATGTCTGTATGGATGTGTCTCCGATGTGTTTTTTGCGTTAATATGCATACagtagtttttatttatgtatttatatatacataatactACCTCAAATAGATGTTTTGCACTGAACAAGGACTGCACTTAATTTTGTTGTATctgttacaatgacaataaagatattCTATTccaatgtatgtatgtgttccAACTTCCTCACAGTCCCTCCCCACTTTCAGACCACAGGCACGCAATACACGTGATGGAAAGTTTCCACATACAGTTCACTTTCCGGTATGTTCCTGTCTGGGTTGGATTCCCATTTCTGGAGGACCTTTCCGTAAATAATGATGctggtgtgatttttttttataatacaaGCTTTCCTGCAAAAACCATGAAGTTGCACCAAACTTTGTAGCATAATGAAATagataaaaatgaatgaaagcaTCATGCTTCAGGAACTACAATTAAGTAAGGACGCAGGCAGTTGCAGAACCGGTATAATAGATTAGAAGTGACATACCGGTTCTGCAGTCTTAAGAAGTGTATATAAAAAGAAGGGGGGGGTGTAAAACATATCTCTGCCGCAGTGGAGAGCAGACACAGGTAAGCACTTAATCTTACCTATTAAAAGACTTCAAttcaattatattttttatatattaaatttGATTTTTTGGAAATATCTAGAAGCaacaaatatagaaacaataaaggactatatagaatataaaataataataaagtactacatacattaaaatgattcaggtaaataaaaaaatgttgaggTATCGAGGAGTTGTAAGTTGAACATACAGTGCAAGAGGATAAGGTGCAATGTCATTTACagcaaaaaattattttaagtGCAAAAATGGTTTGCGTGTTTTGGGGTGAGCGTTATAAAAActgatggcaccaggtaggaatgatttcctgtgccgttTCTTTAGGCAGCGGGggttgaatgagtctgttgctgaagcttTGCTTCAGCTCGTCCAGACTTTTGTGGAGGGGGTGTGAGACATTGTCCATGATTGCCCGCAGTTttgccagcatcctgtcctccGACAACTCCTCCAGAGAGACAAGCTTAGGGTGAGAAACACTCTTTGTGGCTCTAAAGACAAACCAGACGCCCATGGCACTGTGGGTGTAGACACCGGCATAGGCACTGACTCGGCTGACAGAACTGCACCTCTACTAAAACCACAATTATTAAGATAGGTAGTTTTGGTGACCAGTGTAGATGGACCACAAGCTGGGCCGTAAAGTACATCCCCGCATCCAATACGTGCTGCCCCCCCGTCATGATATTGTCTAAAGAAATCGAGATTGGCTCAGTTCAAGATTTGGCACACGCTCTGTTCATAAAGCACCACTCTATATTAGTGTGCCAGATGTAGCCATGGCTATTAAACAATTTCTTACTCTACCTGTAACTGTTGCAAGCGCCGAAACATCCATCTCAAAATTAAACTAATTAAGACATATCTGAGAAGCACCATGTGCTGGCCATACTGACCAAGGAAAATAAACACGCACGCAGTCTGGACTTGAGGAGGGTGCTTTGGGATTTTGCTCATTGATACGCCAAAAGATCAATTCACTATTGACAATTTAGTGATCTGTTTGATTAAGTGATTGTGAtatgatttgaaataaaaataatttggcTGTAAGGGAAAAGCTTGTTTTGTCCTCACAGTACAGTTGTGCACACTTTTTCGTTACGGCAGCTGACCACAAGTATGTGGATCAACAGGTGAATGCAGTCTGATGAGAAGAACGAGTCAGCTCTACCCAGCCTGAGAcgaacactgacagacagaggaagacaaagatacatagctttagcaactacttatactcatttaactctgtgttaaagaaatatatatatggtgtatatgaaacaaaatatataatagCCGACAAAAAATTCAGATGCCAGCAAAAATGCAACTCAAGTTTTAtctttaaaagaacaaaaactgacatttatagtcaacagga contains the following coding sequences:
- the depdc4 gene encoding DEP domain-containing protein 4 — encoded protein: MFSRRRRLLTSHGELMMAVDLTPRFRRLNSQTRSFRENIQHGFSGPFGATQLWHNIIQALQTQVEVRRCRRHLRVHAECFTGSDAVDAVLSYLMQNVVFCTSEVSRLKAARLCQALMEAKVFEPVGTKLFRRDKEVTFEDSSCSLYRFLEYEVLHNSAMKECSSDTENAAPEEREMKRKKSSRTKELRTISNPLAVGPSDRRVERLLKTINLRPALSQALKTTPTTSAFLSKAVVDEVWKQQTLLQLLQTVEVPMLDCILTSPARGQLQACRTPLAAQDLVISNTCLERELPDTLNLPQLDGWLSAAADCLELFPDQLIVVAGEQLSQQGGGAFLDDGKAEQMESQKRLLFDTIAKYYSGQEKAPLLSGRHLDIHAAILDLLDEGKLQEAVKASQLCLRLLETSVRDELRRLLAFMDTAAHPDAYRLQKQINNRALVCRTFQRAIVQNNELTRTQSENMVLFLMDNSTELFKTPTSLIEAVRRTLRTMQQGKDPDSIATFTFCQQVTPQEYEDQREATTLESLKQLLCDISSGRSMPVKERRRLLKEFEKHHPVVFLQHLSCTF